The genomic region TTGTCGATGTTTGCATTATGGCAACCATTTCCGTCTACGGTGATAAGGGCTCCGGAATGAGGTTTCGCGTATTCGGAGTTTCCCACGCGGCTACGCTAAGCGGATGGCACGGGCTCCTTCGAGTTCGATATGTCCGGTGCGTGGCCGCGATGTATTTGTCGTGATGTCAGCGCAGCGATAGTTTCGCGTTTTGCTGGCGTCTTGCGTCATTTTACTATGCGGCTTTGGTGGGCAGAGGAACTGAGTTGCTTTCACCTGCGCCGGCTGCCTGATCCGCCATGATGCGTGCGATGAAGGCGCGTGTTTTTTCCACCACGAGATGACGCTGCCGGTCGAGCGTGACCATGTGGTAGCTATCGTCGAGGACGAGAAGTTCGGGGGCGCCATGCAGAGCCGTCTGAAGGTACGTCGCATTTTTGAGATCGGCGTAGTCGTCTTCGCGGGAATGCACGATCAACGCAGGCTGACAAATTTTTCCAATTCTTTTTTTCACAGCCGATACGAGGCGGCGGTGTTCGTAGAGTGCGGCACCCGGCGTTCCAACAGTGCCGAGGGCTGAGCCGTCGGACGCTGCAAGAGCAGCGCGGACGAAATCGCGAACGCGGGGGCATTTGATGCCGAGAGACTCGGCGTCGGGAAATTGCATCATGTTGGCGATGCGGCGGCTGCGCACGAGCGAGAACAATCGGCTGTACCAGGGCATTGCCCAGCCG from Hyphomicrobium sp. MC1 harbors:
- a CDS encoding carboxylesterase translates to MSAAISPLPTTPPHETTPTKTTFRIAGGRTGVLLIHGLCGTPAEMRFVALGLARAGYTVHCPTLAGHGGTRADIVATTWRDWLRSAESALEELRRECETVIVGGLCLGSIIALHLAADHPEKVQGVALFSPTFQVNGWAMPWYSRLFSLVRSRRIANMMQFPDAESLGIKCPRVRDFVRAALAASDGSALGTVGTPGAALYEHRRLVSAVKKRIGKICQPALIVHSREDDYADLKNATYLQTALHGAPELLVLDDSYHMVTLDRQRHLVVEKTRAFIARIMADQAAGAGESNSVPLPTKAA